ataagagggctgGATTTGaccatctctaaggtcccttccatttctaacatTCTTTCTTTATATCGCTactatttagcatagtgcctggcacaaagtaggtgcttaataaatagttgaacaaattattGACCATTAAAGCAATcaatagaatcaatattgggcaTACTCCACTTACCCTCTTGGGTTCTGAGCCAAGAAATGTGGTTGTGATAACTACAGCAGCTTCCTGGTTGTCAGTGCTAATGAAAAGGTCAGCTGCGTAAACAGTGTGACTATCTTGCTGAAGGAAATCCCTGCTGCCCTACATAAGTGAAATGGGTGCAAAAGAGTCTTGAAAAAGTCCCAGGAAGATACCTGTGGCTTTGAGCTAACTTAGAAACCTATttctgggaagagaagaaagaattcttTAAGGGTGTGCTGGATTCAGCTTGTacccaattgttaaattttccataTAAATACTTAATTCAAAGTTTAatgcaaaaaaatcaaatcacttgagtcgatggggatatgactgggaatgtagactctaaatgatcaccccagtgcaaatatcaataatatggaaataggtcttgatcaatgacccaaGTAAAACTGAGGGGAATTGCTCCTTGCTACAGgacaggggtgggaggaggggaggagaaaaacatgaatcatgtaaccatgaaaaattttcttaattaatcaattaaatatttttaaaaacatcaaatgctacaaatcaggatttgatttgttgggttttttttttttgattgtctACATCTTTAAATGtgagagagaaaatgttaataatgccaaGTATTAAACACTTTTCATCCTAGAGAAataattgtttgggtttttttaagtccttaatgtctgtcttacaattgatatCAATtccacaaggcagaagagcagtaagaacttgACAACTGGGAATAAGCagtttgctcagtcacacagctaggaagtatctgagaccagatttgaacccaggacctcctctctttaagcctggctctccaaccactgagccaccaactgcCTAGGAAATGATTGttaacatttaccagcacacgcTTAGGTATAATCAACACTGATTTCAGGGTTCCTTCACAATAGCTTGTGAACTTTGAGATGATGTCCTATCTTGAAACTCTACAAGAAGTTGAGCCATCCTGAAATGAGAAAATAGCTATTTGATTGAAAATTCACTTtgctcttctcccctttccccctaaCCCCAGCCCTTTAAAATGCCAGGTGATATCTTTATCCGAAAGAGACATCACTCATGCAGCCTTGACTAAATCTGAGATTCTCATCCCAGGCTCCTAATATAAAACACACCCAATGGAGATCTACTGTACTTCTCTACCTTAGAAGTGGTAATGTCCATCCCTAAGGGCTTCCTTCCCCAGCCACTAAGCCAAGAATAAATCAGGAGTCTTATTAGTTCCCATGAATATTCCTCTCCCCCCCAACCTTGCCCAGTAAACCCTCTATTGAAAGGAGCTGCTAAAGAGCCAATAGTTTGTGTTCTGGTGTTCAGGGTGCAGTCGCTTCTGGAGGAACAGAAGAGACAGCATGAACAGCATCAGGTTCATACCAGATGGAGGCAGCCAGGTgccagagtgctggacttggagtcaggacacCCTGAATTCAGTTCCTGTCCCAgccactgactgtgtgaccctgggcaagtcatttaacccccactgcctacccttactactcttctgccttggaaccagtacttaatattgattctaagagggttgttttgtgtgtgtgtgtgtgtgtgtgtgtgtgtgtgtgtgtgtttttaatggggataataatgccaaCTACTTCTGGGGTTGTTAGGaggataaatgagataaaatttgtaaggTATTTTACAAACATTAGAGTGTTTTTACTAGCTATTGTTATGACTCTCATTATTCATGTTATTATAAATGGTCCCGTAATCTCCTTCATCCTTTTTTCATTAGAGAACTTGGACTGGCAGGGAGGAGTGGACTTGGAGACAAACACCAAAGTTAGTGAGACTAGATCCCATGTGGACTAGCAAAGGCAGAGGCATATTTCAGAATACAGTCTTCAGGGATAGTCCCAGGCGTTCCCAGGTCAGTCGTCCCCAAGCAGTAGAAGGAAATGTGTCTCTTCTACAGAGTTGGACACTCTCCACAGAGCAGACTGGGGGGGATCCTCGGAAGGCCAAGTCACCAAGCTGGTTTTCTGGGTCGGGAGCAGCAGGGCACTCACAGTCAATCGTTCACACTGGAAGTACATAACATTATCCCCTTCCCAGGGCCAGCTCCTGGTGGgtgccttccccttccccactgcCCTATCCCACCACCCCTggcagaagaaaaagggaagcaaAGCGGGACAAGAACTCAATGACTCTTGGCTCCAGATGAGGAAGTAGAATAGAACAAGCCCTGAGCAAGATCTCGAAACAGACAGACTTTGTCTTTGACCTCTTACCTTTCTGGGCCCCTTCCCTGTCCTCCCCCAAACTCATATGTCCTTCTCCACTTCCTAACTGCCCACAGCCAATTTCCTGCTTCTCAACCAAGTCTTTAAAAGTCTGGagtttccaaattctctcttcccaACCTTTCtaggtttatttgtttgtttttttctcctttggtcCAGATCTATAGTTTCTTTGGTGTATGGACctcccagtgaggaaatatcCTTTATCAGTGTAGATTAGCATCCTCTCAACAGTCACCCAGGCCACCAAAAAGTCAAGTGATTAATGGAGGAAGCCACAGACACTATGTGGCTGAGCCAGAACTTCAACTCGGGTTTTCCTGAAATTGAAGACCCTATTCTATTCATTCCACCACACTGCCTCTCTGTTCTCTTAAACTAGGCATTAaaacagggattcttaatcttttttgtgtcatggatccctctagcagtctggtgaagcctatggacttcttggaataattttttcaaatgcataaaatacattagattgcaaagaaaattaattatcaaaatttgtaaaatactagtagtctcttggtaaccgaggatgacgactgtctttgtgcattttcatctatgatagatgagtgtgcacaaagacacttgtgcgtgaaggataTTTAAGTGgcaaagttgatgcacagagacagtcccactctctcggtgttggaagcctgggtccagtggcacgaaaagtcgttacacctggagacttcctcagctgcattggatgaccatgttgtcttttgtgctccaacacgccctgagcactccacagtgctttgctgcgtcgccctctcagccgttgaaccttcttgttggtaaTTGAACCCTTGAGAGTTCATGAGAAAAACCAAGTGAGGAAGAATCATgagcaaaaagagaaaagggcctAGGACAAAACCTTTGGGGAGACCCACAGTTAGTGAGCATAGAGTAAAGGAAGATTCAGTCACACAGAGAATAATGAGATTGTctggagaagaaccaggagaaatacAGCATcaaaataatagggaaaaaaaatcacagatcacaggttaagaactcctgcatTTGCACATCATTATGTCATGCTAACTGTCTATTCTTATACTCTGCCACTTGTCTCACCTCTTGCCCCCAGCAGCTTCAGAAGCTTCCAAAGAGATGCTTTTGGCTTTTTGCTCACTAGAAAATCTCATGGATGGCCCTAGCTACTGACTGAGCCCTAGAACCATGTTTTCTTGGGCAAttaatctcttttccttctctttgactGAATTTAATACAATGAGcctatattaagcacctactacgtgcAGGTCATTGAACAGGATGAGAGACCACCCACCTACTGGTTGTCAAGGACAGAGTCAACACGGGGATTCCAGGGTTGGCAGAACTTGAGCAAGTGTACCCCTCCTGAACTGCAAAATGAGAATGAGCTGGAAATCACCAACTATATTCCTCTGGGAAACCTGAAGGTCCCCCTTGCTTTGTAGCCCTCCTGACGCCTGGCACTGCCTTCTAACCTAAGGATGAAGCCAACCTAATAGTCCCTGGGCATTGCCATCAGCCCTACCATTGACTGCACCCTTAGAATTTCCAGGCCTTTCCATCTTCCTgacttttcttttataatttgtttCACCCAGTTCAAGTGTGATGTCCTTAAAAGCAGAGATTTTATCACTTTTTTTCCTGAttgtatccccaatacttagcacagtatttggcacatagtaaacaattAGGTGTttcaagggcaactaggtgacacagtgaatggaatgccaggtctggagttgtaaggacctgggttcaaatttgcccacagctgtgtgacagtgggcaagtcacttatcctgtcTATGCCTTACTGCCCTCAGCTGTCAATGAGAATTATTACAGCACCTTTCTCATAgagtttttgtgagaatcaaatgagataatataggcaAAGTGATTTGAAACTCTTAAGCTCTATATaaaatttagttattattattctaaatcatATCTTTGGATAAGACTTCAATCCAGTGATAAATGAAAATAAGACATTCACATGTGGCAGATCCTACTGACTGGTCCTGATTTCCCCTCCAACATgccttattttgttttgttttattttgtaaatagaaATGTGTCCTCAGGTCAAAGTGTGGTCCTTGCCTGTTCTGCTTTAAAGAAAATGTACAGAAACATCTTAAGGAGAGGAGAAAGTGCTGCAACCCAGAAATATGATGAgccaggagagaaagaggagctGAAGCTCCTTGTGGTTTATTTGAATGGACCTTCTGAAGTGATCTCTGGCCGTTTAGCCAAAAGAAAAGGACATTTTATGCCCCCGGAGTTGCTCCAGTCACAGTTTGACACTCTGGAACCGCCATCAGCCCCAGaaaactttctgtctcttagtgtGGACAGAAGTGTCTCAGAAATGATTCCTATTATTGTGGACTATGTAAAAACTAAATGAGAACCCTTTTGGAGCAATCATCAGATCTGAATTAGACATAATTATCACGTCAAATCCCCAAATGCATTcctatttataaacatttttaatcttCTCCTCTGGATGTCAATCTTAGAAAGTACTGCAAGCTGCTCATTATGCCTTTCAAAAAAATATCAGAATTGTTTCCCAAAGCATTTTCTCCTCCTTCTGACACCTGCTAATCGATTCCTTCTTTGTAACAAGGAAAAATTGGGTGAAACCCAGCCAACAAAGAGACTACATACATCAGAGAGTATATGCAGCATTGCATACCCAGAGCTCTCCACCTTTCTACCAAAAAGAGAtgtatttttccttcattcttctttAGAATCAAAATGGGTTTTTTACTGAGCTGGGCAGCTGTTTGGGTGTTTGTAGTTCATTGGCTATTATTGTAGGCATTGTGTCTATTGCTCTCTGGttctattttctttatctgtaccggttcacacaagtctttccatgtttctgcGAAGTCCTcccattcattgtttcttatggtaccCTAATATGCCACTGAATTCCTTtaacagtttgttcagccattttccaatgaACAGGTAGcacttcatttaattttcttactGCCACAAAGAATGCTGCTGTGAATATTTGGCCCTCTATGGGATCTTTCTTTGTGTCCCTGCTGTCCTTGGAGTATGAGCCTAGTAGACAATAGCTgggtttttttcttcaaaaatctgGGAACAATTTACTGTCTTGGCAGAGTTGAAGGGATTTCCAGTGATTTCAGAGCTATTCTCTGATGTGCTAGTGATGTAGATGGGGGATGTGAGGATAGTTCAATTAAAGTTTGAATTGGGATTTTGATTCCATCCATGATGATCACAGCAAATAAAGCAAATTTCacaaattatattagaaaatGCTACCTGAAATTGAAAAGTGAGTAGAGGAGACCACTGTGGAAGAGaatgtagagagagaaaagagcaaagaacagaatTGGACGGGAGGGGGCAATGCCTACTTTCAGGGAGCAGGAAGAAGTGGTTCCAAAGAGGGAAAACAAGGAGTGATCAAGTAAGGTGGAAAACCAAGAGGGAGGATTCTCCCTGGAGCCAAAagaagaatggatggatggataattgaatgaatgaaccagAGAGCATTTATTTACATGGGCcgaaaatacaaatacaaaaacaaaaccagttgCTCCCCTAGCTTATGTTCTAGTAGGAGGAAATTACACATACTGAGGAATTGTGGTGCGAGGCTCTTGGGAAGATGTCAATCATATTGAATGTTCCAGAAAAAGATAacaaggatgaagactgagaaaaggccaatgTATTGGGTAAACATGAGAAAGTCGTTGCTGCAGAAGTTGGTGatggaggggacagctgggtgtcGCAGgaatagtcaggcctagagaggggaggtcctgggttcaaatgtgacctaaaaaacttcctagctgtgtaccTCTGAAGAAGTTACTTAATCCTCACTGCctgccctagcccttaccattcttctgctttagaaccaaaaaacagaattttttttaattaaaaaaaatttttttaagatgatAGAGTgagaaaaagtgctctacatctcttataatcagagagatgcaaatcaaaacaactctgaggtatcacctcacacctagcagattggctaacatgacagctatggaaagtaatgaatgctggaggggatgtggcaaaattgggacattaatgcattgctggtggagttgtgaactgatccaaccattctggagggcaatttggaactatgcccaaagggcgacaaaagaatgactaccctttgatccaactatagcactgctgggtttgtaccccaaagagataataaggaaaaagacttgtacaagaatattcatagctgcattccttgtggtggcaaaaaattggaaaatgaggggatgcccatcaattggggaatggctgagcaaattgtggtatatgttggtgatggaatactattgtgctaaaaggaataataaagtggaggaattccatggagactggaacaacctccaggaagtgatgcagagcgagaggagcagaaccaggagaacattgtacacagagactgatacactgtggtacaatcgaacgtaatggacttctccattggtgtcaatgcagtgatcctgaacaatctgcagggatctaaaaaacactatccacaagcagaggataaactgtgggagtaaaaacaacgaggaaaagcaactgcttgactacaggagttgaggggatatgactgaggagagactctaaatgaacactctaatgcaaataccaacaacatggaaatgggtttgaatcaagaacacatgtgatacccaatggaatcgcgtgtgggctatgggagaggtggtgggggagcggggggagaaaatgatctttgtttccaatgaataatgtttggaaatgaccaaataaaataatgtttaaacatttttttaaatgcttcttccataaacaaaaacaaaaaaaaagatgatagagTGATTtttggcaagtcattcaactttcAGAGAAGCAGTGTGACTCCGTAGATGAGGCATAAgagttagaatcaggaagatctggttttGAATCCCACTTTTCTGAGACTTACTTAATAGCCCAACCCCAAaaccaaatgaaaactaaattctgAGAGGGCAAAGAAATACCAATATGACAGGGATCATGAACTCTCATCCttcttttaaaaagctaatttcTGATTTTCAGAAACAAATAGGCAGAAGAATACAGTGGGAAAGTGCAATAAACAAAATtgaagacctaatttcaaatcccacctcctccACTTAATACTTGTgtggtcttggacaagtcacttaacttcttggggaccatttcctcatttgtaaacttaGGGATGTGAAAATTTAATattgaattgtcatttttttgagaaataattttttctttaatacctCCTTTAAAGTTTTGATTTTAAAGTTCAACAGTTCTCCCTGAGGCTATGAAACTGGGTTAAGACCTCCCTtcttttgctttgatttttttttgcagcaCAGGGGTGCTCCCGTATTTATCAATTAAACGCGAACTTGATTAGA
The window above is part of the Monodelphis domestica isolate mMonDom1 chromosome 7, mMonDom1.pri, whole genome shotgun sequence genome. Proteins encoded here:
- the IDNK gene encoding probable gluconokinase produces the protein MEAPVAVLVMGVSGSGKSTVGSLLATELGWKFYDADDYHPEENRKKMGKGIPLNDQDRIPWLFNLHDILLRNVSSGQSVVLACSALKKMYRNILRRGESAATQKYDEPGEKEELKLLVVYLNGPSEVISGRLAKRKGHFMPPELLQSQFDTLEPPSAPENFLSLSVDRSVSEMIPIIVDYVKTK